The Vescimonas coprocola genome includes a window with the following:
- a CDS encoding transcriptional repressor: MPKYAEEILAAVTELQQHPTAEQVFLEMKREHPSIALGTVYLPCLPGAGKRQSYGGEVS, from the coding sequence ATGCCAAAATACGCAGAGGAGATATTGGCCGCCGTAACGGAACTGCAGCAGCATCCCACGGCGGAGCAGGTGTTCCTGGAGATGAAAAGGGAGCATCCCAGCATCGCTCTGGGTACGGTATATCTGCCCTGCCTGCCGGGAGCAGGAAAAAGACAATCTTATGGAGGAGAAGTATCATGA
- a CDS encoding rhodanese-like domain-containing protein encodes MRQILLFAALAASLALLSGCALSKAKEDKAEDMPDKAAYHKISAEEAYEMMASQEVVVVDVRTREEYDVGHIENAVLVPNESIGSEMPEALPDKEATLLIYCRSGRRSKDAAEKLLKLGYQNVYDFGGVIDWPYKLVKEG; translated from the coding sequence ATGCGTCAGATATTACTTTTTGCGGCACTTGCCGCCTCGCTTGCGCTGCTGAGCGGCTGCGCGCTGTCCAAGGCAAAAGAAGACAAGGCGGAGGATATGCCCGACAAGGCGGCGTATCATAAGATCAGCGCCGAGGAAGCCTATGAGATGATGGCCTCGCAGGAGGTCGTGGTGGTGGACGTCCGCACCCGGGAGGAATACGACGTCGGACATATTGAAAACGCCGTTCTTGTCCCCAACGAAAGCATCGGGAGCGAAATGCCCGAGGCGCTGCCCGACAAGGAAGCCACGCTGCTGATCTACTGCCGCAGCGGCCGCCGCAGCAAGGACGCCGCGGAAAAGCTGCTGAAGCTGGGGTATCAGAACGTCTACGACTTCGGCGGCGTCATCGACTGGCCCTACAAGCTTGTGAAGGAGGGGTAA
- a CDS encoding ribonucleotide-diphosphate reductase subunit beta — MTELKKKPLFNPEGDPDVRLRRMIGGNTTNLNDFNNMKYAWVSDWYRQAMNNFWIPEEINLSQDVKDYPRLLSAERSAYDKILSFLVFLDSIQTANLPNIGAYITANEVNLCLSIQAFQECVHSQSYSYMLDTICSPVERNDILYQWKTDEHLLRRNTFIGNCYNEFQERKDAPTLLRVMMANYILEGIYFYSGFMFFYNLSRNGKMSGSAQEIRYINRDENTHLWLFRNIITELQKEQPELFTAESVQELREMMREGVEQEIAWGYYVIGDDIPGLNRQMISDYIRYLGNLRWTSLGYPALYPGFESEPESMEWVSQYADANMVKTDFFEARSTAYAKSTALIDDL, encoded by the coding sequence ATGACGGAACTGAAGAAAAAGCCCCTCTTTAACCCGGAGGGCGACCCTGATGTGCGCCTGCGGCGCATGATCGGCGGCAATACCACCAACCTCAACGACTTCAACAATATGAAGTACGCTTGGGTCAGCGACTGGTACCGGCAGGCCATGAACAACTTTTGGATCCCTGAGGAGATCAATCTCTCGCAGGATGTGAAGGACTATCCCCGCCTACTGTCAGCCGAGCGCAGCGCCTACGATAAAATTCTGAGTTTTCTTGTCTTTTTGGATTCCATTCAGACAGCGAACTTGCCTAATATCGGTGCCTACATTACCGCCAACGAGGTCAATCTCTGCCTGTCCATTCAGGCGTTTCAGGAGTGTGTCCACTCACAGAGCTACAGCTATATGCTCGACACCATCTGTTCCCCCGTGGAGCGCAATGACATCCTTTACCAATGGAAAACGGACGAGCATCTGTTGCGCCGCAACACCTTCATTGGGAACTGCTACAACGAGTTTCAGGAGCGGAAGGACGCTCCCACGCTGCTGCGCGTGATGATGGCGAACTATATTTTGGAGGGCATCTATTTTTACAGCGGTTTTATGTTCTTCTACAATCTCTCCCGAAACGGGAAGATGTCCGGTTCGGCGCAGGAGATTCGCTACATCAACCGCGATGAGAACACGCACTTGTGGCTGTTCCGCAATATCATCACGGAGCTGCAAAAGGAGCAGCCGGAGTTGTTCACCGCCGAGAGCGTACAAGAGCTGCGCGAGATGATGCGTGAGGGCGTGGAGCAGGAGATCGCCTGGGGGTATTATGTGATCGGCGACGACATCCCCGGGCTGAACCGGCAGATGATCAGCGATTACATCCGCTATCTCGGTAATCTTCGCTGGACGAGCCTTGGCTATCCCGCATTGTATCCGGGCTTTGAGAGCGAACCGGAGAGCATGGAATGGGTCAGCCAGTACGCCGACGCCAACATGGTCAAGACCGATTTCTTTGAGGCACGCAGTACCGCCTACGCCAAGAGCACCGCACTGATAGACGATTTATAA
- a CDS encoding acyl-CoA dehydrogenase family protein: MLFQTTAAHEELRAKIRSFAEEEIKPLAFLMDQNNEFPEEAVKKLGKLGWMGIPYPKEYGGAGLDALSYAIAVEELARVDGGAGVILSAHVSLGSWPIFAYGTEEQKKKYLIPLAKGEKIGAFGLTEPNAGSDAGGTETTALDKGDYYLLNGGKIFITNAPKADTYVVFAVTTPDIGTRGISAFIVEKGWKGFAFGDHYDKMGIRSSSTAELIFNDVKVPKENLLGKEGEGFKIAMSTLDGGRIGIAAQALGIAQGAFEHALSYSKERIQFGKPIAAQQSIAFKLADMATKLRCARFLIYSAAELKEQHAPYGMESAMAKMYASDIALEVTNDALQIHGGSGFLKGMEVERAYRDAKITTIYEGTNEIQRVVIASHLVGRLGKSSGGESRSAAKKPAPITGIRKKTIFREGDAAQQVADLVAALKKDGHDFSVGIPMDTPIPQAERVVSAGKGIGEKKNMKLVESLAKAAGAAIGSSRPVAETLKYLPLNRYVGMSGQKFTGNLYIACGISGASQHLKGIKDASTIVAINKNGNAPIFKNCDYGIVGDVMEILPLLTAALDSGEKQPAPPMAKMKRPTPPKPTPIGDTYVCGGCGYEYVPELGDEDGEIAPGTLFEQLPAEWVCPECAETKDQFIKA, from the coding sequence ATGCTGTTTCAAACCACGGCGGCGCACGAAGAGCTGCGCGCGAAGATCCGGAGCTTTGCGGAGGAGGAGATCAAGCCCCTCGCATTTCTGATGGATCAGAACAATGAGTTTCCCGAGGAGGCTGTCAAGAAGCTGGGCAAGCTGGGCTGGATGGGCATCCCCTACCCCAAGGAGTACGGCGGCGCCGGTCTGGACGCCCTGAGCTACGCCATCGCGGTGGAGGAACTGGCCCGTGTGGACGGCGGCGCGGGCGTCATCCTCTCCGCCCACGTCTCCCTCGGCTCATGGCCTATTTTCGCCTACGGCACCGAGGAGCAGAAGAAGAAGTATCTGATCCCGCTGGCCAAGGGCGAGAAGATCGGCGCCTTCGGTCTCACGGAGCCCAACGCCGGATCCGACGCCGGCGGCACGGAGACCACGGCGCTGGATAAGGGGGATTACTACCTCCTCAACGGCGGCAAGATCTTCATTACCAACGCCCCTAAGGCGGACACCTATGTGGTTTTCGCCGTCACCACGCCGGACATCGGCACCCGGGGCATCTCCGCTTTCATCGTGGAGAAGGGCTGGAAGGGCTTTGCGTTCGGCGACCACTATGACAAGATGGGTATTCGCTCCTCCTCCACGGCGGAGCTGATCTTCAACGACGTGAAGGTCCCCAAGGAAAACCTGTTGGGCAAGGAGGGCGAGGGCTTCAAGATTGCCATGTCCACGCTGGACGGCGGACGCATCGGCATCGCCGCGCAGGCGCTGGGCATCGCCCAGGGCGCGTTTGAGCACGCGTTGAGCTATTCCAAGGAGCGTATTCAGTTCGGCAAGCCCATCGCGGCCCAGCAGAGCATCGCCTTCAAGCTAGCGGATATGGCCACCAAGCTGCGCTGCGCCCGGTTCCTCATCTACTCCGCGGCGGAGCTGAAGGAGCAGCACGCACCTTACGGCATGGAGTCCGCCATGGCGAAGATGTACGCCTCGGACATCGCGCTGGAGGTCACCAACGATGCCTTGCAGATCCACGGCGGCAGCGGCTTCCTCAAGGGCATGGAGGTGGAACGGGCCTACCGCGACGCCAAGATCACCACCATCTACGAGGGCACTAACGAGATCCAGCGGGTGGTCATCGCCTCTCATCTGGTGGGCAGACTGGGCAAGAGCTCCGGCGGCGAGAGCCGTTCGGCGGCCAAAAAGCCTGCGCCCATCACCGGCATCCGCAAAAAGACCATCTTCCGGGAGGGGGACGCCGCCCAGCAGGTGGCCGACCTTGTGGCAGCACTGAAGAAGGACGGCCACGACTTCTCCGTGGGCATCCCCATGGATACGCCCATCCCGCAGGCGGAGCGGGTGGTCTCCGCGGGCAAGGGCATCGGGGAGAAAAAGAACATGAAACTGGTAGAGTCGCTGGCAAAGGCCGCCGGCGCGGCCATCGGCTCCTCCCGTCCCGTGGCGGAGACCCTCAAGTATCTGCCGCTGAACCGCTATGTGGGTATGTCCGGGCAGAAGTTTACCGGCAATCTGTACATCGCCTGCGGCATCTCCGGCGCGTCCCAGCACCTCAAGGGTATCAAGGATGCCTCCACCATCGTGGCCATCAATAAGAACGGTAACGCGCCTATCTTCAAGAACTGCGACTACGGCATCGTGGGCGATGTGATGGAGATTTTGCCCTTGCTCACCGCCGCACTGGACAGCGGCGAGAAGCAGCCCGCGCCGCCGATGGCGAAGATGAAGCGTCCTACGCCGCCCAAGCCCACGCCCATCGGCGACACCTATGTGTGCGGCGGATGCGGCTACGAGTATGTGCCGGAGCTGGGCGACGAGGACGGCGAGATCGCGCCGGGTACGCTCTTTGAGCAGCTTCCCGCCGAGTGGGTGTGTCCCGAGTGCGCGGAGACGAAGGATCAATTTATAAAGGCTTGA
- a CDS encoding ferritin: MNANVSKLLNEQINKEFYSAYLYLDFANYYAAVGLDGFENWYRVQAQEERDHAMLFYQYLQNNGEGVTFEAIAKPEWERGDHMTPLKKALEHEKLVTASIDAIYAAAYEVKDFRTMQMLDWFIKEQGEEEKNAADLITKMELFGGDSKGLYMLNSELKTRVYTAPSLVL; encoded by the coding sequence ATGAACGCTAACGTATCGAAGCTGCTCAACGAGCAGATCAACAAGGAGTTCTACTCCGCCTATCTGTATCTGGACTTTGCCAACTACTACGCCGCCGTCGGACTGGACGGCTTTGAGAACTGGTACCGGGTACAGGCGCAGGAGGAGCGGGATCACGCCATGCTGTTCTATCAGTATTTGCAGAACAACGGCGAGGGTGTCACCTTTGAGGCTATCGCAAAGCCAGAGTGGGAACGAGGCGACCACATGACCCCGCTGAAAAAGGCACTGGAGCACGAGAAGCTGGTCACCGCCAGCATCGACGCCATCTACGCCGCCGCATACGAGGTCAAGGACTTCCGCACCATGCAGATGCTGGACTGGTTCATTAAGGAGCAGGGCGAGGAAGAGAAGAACGCCGCCGACCTTATCACCAAGATGGAGCTGTTCGGCGGAGACAGCAAGGGGCTGTATATGCTCAACAGCGAGCTGAAGACACGGGTCTACACTGCGCCCTCGC
- a CDS encoding nitroreductase family protein, giving the protein MNYSAMIQNRRSVHAFREKEVPSEAIGQLRSYYEKTCPRLVPEIATELIVLDKDAQPALESSAGYKQFLIGAPHYLLLMSAPHSYAAINAGYMMEDLVLKLTELDIDTCWMTFTDSDKIKKALSLTTPLEVAAIVAFGYGEKTAKKLRLNILSMAQIDVRAEQQYYAPKKGVHDLVHMGSWSNKSGLDEMMDFYDDMLWQSFYAASLSPSYLNRQPYGFLVQDHSVYLVQQEDAYTDNLDAALDLGIVMLHFSAVASQWAGQVRWELSPAAPDGLPEGLRSAAVYHM; this is encoded by the coding sequence ATGAATTACAGCGCTATGATTCAAAATCGCAGATCCGTTCACGCATTCCGCGAAAAGGAAGTTCCGAGCGAGGCTATCGGCCAGCTCCGATCCTACTATGAAAAGACCTGCCCCCGTCTTGTCCCGGAGATTGCAACGGAGTTGATCGTCTTGGACAAGGATGCACAGCCGGCACTGGAGAGCTCAGCGGGCTATAAGCAATTTCTCATCGGAGCACCGCACTACCTGCTCCTTATGTCTGCCCCGCATTCCTATGCGGCCATCAACGCCGGCTACATGATGGAAGATCTCGTCCTCAAGCTGACTGAGTTGGACATTGACACCTGCTGGATGACCTTCACCGACAGCGACAAAATCAAAAAGGCACTTTCTCTCACCACCCCGTTAGAGGTGGCGGCAATCGTTGCCTTTGGCTACGGGGAAAAGACCGCAAAAAAGCTGCGGCTGAATATCCTAAGTATGGCTCAGATCGATGTGCGGGCTGAGCAGCAGTACTACGCGCCCAAAAAGGGCGTGCATGATTTGGTTCACATGGGGAGCTGGAGCAACAAGTCTGGGCTTGACGAGATGATGGACTTCTACGACGATATGCTCTGGCAGTCCTTCTACGCCGCTTCGCTCTCCCCCAGCTATCTCAATCGTCAGCCCTATGGCTTCCTTGTGCAGGATCACAGCGTCTATTTGGTGCAGCAGGAGGATGCCTACACCGATAATTTGGATGCCGCATTGGATCTCGGTATTGTCATGCTCCACTTCTCCGCCGTCGCCTCCCAGTGGGCGGGGCAGGTACGCTGGGAACTTTCACCTGCTGCGCCCGACGGCCTGCCGGAAGGACTTCGCTCCGCTGCGGTGTACCACATGTAA
- a CDS encoding RrF2 family transcriptional regulator: MDSSFNLAVHALICLSHSGRSLSSEALAENICTNPTRVRRVLAGLKKAGMVETREGLDGGYRLCTDPAALSLRQVAEAINTRFVDCAWHSGDIDRDCSICSGMAGVMDALYRSMNEECTAYLSHITITDIETQLFTQKGVLQMDEAATVCRDRQDSVSSYNLI, translated from the coding sequence GTGGACAGTTCTTTTAATCTGGCCGTCCATGCGCTGATCTGCCTGAGCCACAGTGGACGCTCCCTCAGCAGCGAAGCGCTGGCGGAGAACATCTGCACCAACCCCACCCGCGTTCGCCGGGTGCTGGCGGGGCTGAAAAAGGCGGGAATGGTGGAGACCCGGGAGGGCTTGGACGGCGGCTATCGCCTTTGCACCGACCCCGCAGCCCTTTCTCTCCGGCAGGTGGCGGAGGCGATAAATACCCGCTTTGTGGACTGTGCGTGGCACAGCGGCGACATTGACCGGGACTGCTCCATCTGCTCTGGCATGGCGGGCGTGATGGATGCGCTGTACCGGAGCATGAATGAGGAATGCACCGCCTATCTCTCGCACATTACGATCACGGATATTGAAACACAGCTTTTTACACAGAAAGGGGTTTTGCAAATGGATGAAGCAGCTACGGTCTGTAGAGATCGGCAGGACAGCGTCAGCTCGTACAATCTGATTTGA
- a CDS encoding FprA family A-type flavoprotein, with product MAIRTVTDAIRYVGADDNTLALFENQYPVQPMGVSYNSYIILDEKIAVMDSVDARAAEEWLSNVAQALEGRSPDYLVVTHMEPDHSGSLMRIAQEYPEMKIVGNAKTFTLIKQFFGTGALPEERMLEVGEGSTISLGSHRLCFLLAPMVHWPEVMAAYEETEKILFSADAFGRFGALERTVRAPWAPQARRYYYNIVGKYGAQVQALLKKISALEIKTICPLHGPMLTEDLGEYLRLYDLWSQWKPEEPEGILIAHASIHGNTAYASEALKSKLEGKGVRVTMCDLTATDLSYAVTSAFYCGKLVLACSTYDGGLFPPMKEFLEHLQTKGFRNRRIGLMENGSWAPAAARLMRAELEKMKELRLCETEVSLRGALNQTSEAQMDALVAELCAE from the coding sequence ATGGCTATCCGAACGGTAACAGATGCCATCCGCTATGTAGGGGCGGATGATAACACATTGGCACTCTTTGAAAACCAGTACCCCGTCCAACCTATGGGAGTGAGCTACAACTCCTATATCATTCTGGATGAGAAGATCGCCGTGATGGACAGCGTGGACGCACGGGCGGCGGAGGAATGGCTTTCCAATGTAGCGCAGGCGTTGGAGGGGCGCAGCCCCGACTATCTTGTGGTCACACACATGGAGCCGGATCATTCCGGCAGCCTCATGCGGATAGCGCAAGAGTACCCGGAGATGAAGATCGTGGGAAACGCAAAAACATTTACCCTGATCAAGCAGTTCTTCGGCACAGGTGCATTGCCGGAAGAGCGTATGCTGGAGGTTGGCGAGGGCAGCACGATCTCTCTGGGCTCACACCGGCTGTGCTTCCTGCTGGCACCGATGGTACACTGGCCGGAGGTGATGGCAGCGTATGAGGAAACGGAAAAGATCCTGTTTTCAGCAGATGCCTTCGGCCGCTTCGGCGCACTGGAGCGGACTGTCCGTGCCCCCTGGGCGCCGCAGGCCCGGCGGTATTATTACAACATCGTCGGAAAGTATGGCGCACAGGTGCAGGCGCTGCTGAAAAAAATCTCCGCGCTGGAAATCAAAACGATCTGCCCGCTCCATGGCCCCATGCTCACAGAAGACTTGGGGGAGTATCTGCGGCTCTATGATCTCTGGTCACAATGGAAACCGGAAGAACCGGAGGGCATCCTGATCGCTCACGCATCCATCCATGGAAATACCGCATATGCATCGGAGGCCCTCAAGAGCAAACTGGAGGGAAAAGGTGTACGAGTCACCATGTGCGATCTGACGGCAACAGACCTTTCCTATGCCGTGACCAGCGCATTCTACTGTGGGAAACTGGTGTTGGCCTGCTCCACTTATGACGGAGGACTGTTCCCGCCCATGAAGGAGTTTTTGGAACATTTACAGACAAAGGGATTCCGAAACCGCCGGATCGGCCTCATGGAAAACGGCTCATGGGCCCCTGCTGCCGCGCGGCTGATGCGCGCCGAGTTGGAAAAGATGAAGGAACTCCGACTGTGTGAAACGGAGGTATCGCTGCGCGGCGCACTGAACCAAACCAGTGAGGCGCAGATGGATGCTCTGGTGGCTGAGCTCTGTGCGGAATAA
- the trxA gene encoding thioredoxin: MAAMNMNQEQFEQAIREEKPVLVDFWAPWCGYCRRIGPAYEKIGEEYADSLVVGKINIDEEPRLAGAEGIAVIPTLVLYRNGKAVDSVTAPGSKAEIDRFIQEALAK; encoded by the coding sequence ATGGCAGCTATGAATATGAATCAGGAGCAGTTTGAGCAGGCGATCCGGGAGGAAAAGCCCGTTTTGGTGGATTTCTGGGCGCCCTGGTGCGGCTACTGCCGGAGGATCGGCCCTGCGTATGAGAAGATCGGAGAGGAATATGCGGACAGCCTCGTTGTCGGCAAGATCAATATTGACGAGGAGCCGCGGCTGGCGGGGGCCGAGGGGATCGCGGTCATCCCAACTCTGGTGCTGTACCGAAACGGAAAGGCCGTGGATTCCGTCACCGCACCCGGCTCAAAGGCAGAGATCGACCGTTTCATTCAGGAAGCCTTGGCGAAATAA
- a CDS encoding ribonucleoside-diphosphate reductase subunit alpha, with the protein MEIRKRNGKSVPFQQEKIFNAMKKAFDGQGLEIGSRELNDILAAVLDNLAAAAPLTVERVQDEVERTLMERGHYEVAKAYILYREKRSALRRVRHTIAQTVGDNSLDEVLRRIQMDFTEEIYSLAALQMKFESFCRPGMTEDERAEALTKAAVELTTAEAPKWEFIAARLLNHSFRCRNAQEWEGRGIGDLYGRLRYLTDKGLYGDYILAHYTHEEIAMAEDFLCPERDELFTYSGLDLLLKRYVIQSRSRVPLETPQEMFLGIALHLAMNEGSDRMGWVKRFYDMLSRMEVTMATPTMSNARKPYHQLSSCFVDTVPDSLDGIYRSLDNFAKVSKFGGGMGMYFGKVRAAGSTIRGFQGAAGGVIRWIRLVNDTAVAVDQLGMRQGAVAVYLDAWHRDLPEFLQLRTNNGDDRMKAHDVFPAVCYPDLFWRLAEENIDAPWHLMCPHEILTVKGYALEDYWGTEWEKRYLDCVNDPRIEKRSVTVKDIVRLVLRSAVETGTPFAFNRDSVNRMNPNGHTGMIYCSNLCTEIAQNMAPIEHISTEVHTENGDTVVVTATRPGEFVVCNLASLSLGNLPVEDEAYMERTVETAIRALDNVIDLNFYPLEYARLTNQKYRSIGLGVSGYHHMLAKRGIRWESDEHLAFTDAVFELINYAAVKADTALAREKGHYTLFEGSDWQTGAYFEKRGYTSEKWQALAKTVAVQGMRNAYLLAVAPTSSTSILSGTSAGIDPIMKKFFLEEKKGSMLPRVAPELSMDTWWYYKAAHLIDQSWSVRAAGVRQRHIDQAQSMNLYITNDYTMRQVLALYLDAWRSGVKTIYYIRSKSLEVEDCESCSS; encoded by the coding sequence ATGGAGATCAGAAAACGAAACGGGAAGTCTGTTCCCTTTCAACAGGAGAAAATTTTCAACGCCATGAAGAAAGCGTTTGATGGACAGGGGTTGGAGATCGGGAGCAGAGAACTGAATGATATCCTCGCCGCCGTTCTCGACAACCTCGCCGCCGCAGCGCCGCTCACCGTGGAGCGTGTGCAGGACGAGGTGGAGCGGACGCTCATGGAGCGCGGACACTATGAGGTGGCCAAGGCGTACATCCTCTATCGCGAAAAGCGGTCTGCGCTGCGCCGCGTCCGGCATACCATCGCGCAGACGGTGGGGGATAACTCGCTTGACGAGGTGCTGCGCCGTATCCAGATGGATTTTACCGAGGAAATCTACTCCCTCGCGGCGCTTCAAATGAAGTTTGAGAGCTTCTGTCGCCCGGGCATGACGGAGGATGAGCGGGCTGAGGCACTGACCAAGGCAGCGGTAGAGCTGACTACGGCAGAGGCACCCAAGTGGGAGTTCATCGCGGCGCGGCTTCTGAACCACTCCTTTCGCTGTCGCAACGCACAGGAATGGGAGGGGCGCGGCATCGGCGACCTCTATGGCAGGCTTCGCTATCTGACGGATAAGGGACTCTACGGTGACTATATTCTTGCCCACTATACCCACGAGGAGATCGCCATGGCGGAGGACTTTCTCTGCCCGGAACGGGACGAGCTGTTCACCTACTCCGGCCTTGACCTGCTGCTCAAACGCTATGTGATCCAGTCACGCAGCCGCGTGCCGCTGGAAACACCGCAGGAGATGTTTTTGGGTATCGCGCTGCATCTTGCTATGAACGAAGGCTCTGACCGCATGGGGTGGGTAAAACGCTTTTACGATATGCTCAGCCGTATGGAGGTCACGATGGCGACACCTACCATGTCCAACGCACGAAAGCCCTACCATCAGCTTTCAAGCTGCTTTGTGGACACTGTGCCGGACAGTCTGGACGGCATCTACCGCTCGCTGGACAACTTCGCAAAGGTCTCTAAATTCGGCGGTGGAATGGGAATGTACTTCGGTAAGGTGCGCGCTGCAGGCAGCACCATCCGCGGCTTTCAAGGGGCGGCGGGCGGTGTTATCCGCTGGATCCGGCTGGTCAACGACACCGCCGTGGCGGTGGATCAGTTGGGGATGCGGCAGGGCGCTGTGGCGGTTTACTTAGACGCATGGCACCGGGATCTGCCGGAATTCCTTCAACTGCGCACTAACAACGGCGACGACCGCATGAAGGCGCATGATGTGTTTCCCGCCGTGTGCTATCCGGATCTCTTCTGGCGACTGGCGGAGGAGAACATAGACGCGCCGTGGCATCTCATGTGTCCGCATGAGATCCTCACGGTCAAGGGCTACGCGCTGGAGGATTACTGGGGTACGGAATGGGAGAAGCGGTATCTGGACTGCGTCAATGACCCGCGCATCGAAAAGCGCAGCGTCACCGTCAAGGACATCGTGCGGCTGGTGCTTCGCTCGGCAGTGGAGACCGGCACGCCCTTCGCCTTCAACCGCGACAGCGTAAATCGTATGAACCCAAACGGCCACACGGGAATGATCTATTGCTCCAATCTCTGCACGGAGATCGCACAGAACATGGCGCCCATCGAGCATATCAGCACTGAGGTGCACACGGAGAACGGCGACACAGTGGTGGTGACGGCTACACGCCCAGGTGAGTTTGTGGTCTGCAACCTGGCGAGTCTGTCTCTCGGTAATCTGCCGGTGGAGGACGAGGCCTATATGGAACGCACGGTGGAAACGGCCATCCGCGCACTGGATAATGTGATCGACCTCAACTTCTACCCGTTGGAATACGCGCGGCTTACCAATCAGAAGTACCGCAGCATCGGTCTGGGCGTCAGCGGCTACCACCACATGCTGGCAAAGCGCGGCATCCGCTGGGAGAGCGATGAGCACCTTGCCTTCACCGACGCAGTGTTCGAGCTCATCAACTACGCCGCCGTCAAGGCGGACACAGCACTGGCACGGGAAAAGGGTCATTACACGCTCTTTGAGGGCAGCGACTGGCAGACGGGCGCGTATTTTGAAAAGCGGGGTTATACCTCCGAAAAGTGGCAGGCGCTTGCGAAAACGGTGGCGGTGCAGGGAATGCGCAACGCCTATCTGCTGGCGGTCGCACCGACCTCCAGCACATCTATCCTCTCCGGCACGTCGGCGGGCATCGACCCAATTATGAAGAAATTCTTCTTAGAGGAGAAAAAGGGCAGCATGCTGCCCCGCGTTGCCCCTGAGCTTTCTATGGATACATGGTGGTACTATAAGGCGGCGCATCTGATCGACCAAAGCTGGTCGGTACGGGCCGCAGGCGTGCGCCAGCGGCACATCGATCAGGCTCAGAGCATGAACCTGTATATCACCAACGACTACACCATGCGGCAGGTACTGGCGCTGTATCTGGATGCGTGGCGCAGCGGCGTCAAGACGATCTACTACATCCGCAGCAAGTCCCTTGAGGTCGAGGACTGCGAAAGCTGCTCGTCATAA
- a CDS encoding FprA family A-type flavoprotein: MYCVRKVTNDLYWVGANDHRLALFENCFPIPRGVSYNAYCLMDEKTVLFDTVDWSACRQLLENLAYVLDGRELDYLLVNHLEPDHAACIEEILLRHPKVKLISNEKAFMLMRQFGFHVDGHECIEVKEGDTFSFGKHTVTFVGAPMVHWPEAMVTLDVTDGVLFSADAFGTFGALDGKLFADEVDFERDWLDDARRYLTNIVGKYGPHIQLLLKKAGGVLNQIKYICPLHGPVWRKDLGWFIEKYDTWSRYAPETQGVLIVYASMYGNTENAAQALAASLCDKGMSKVAMYDVSSTHVSQLISEAFKYSHIVLASVTYNLGIYPAMHDFLMDMKALNLQNRTFAIIENGSWAVKSGDLMQKFVNDELKNMTVLNERLSLASSMGTDKRTELEALADAILESMK; this comes from the coding sequence ATGTATTGCGTGCGTAAAGTAACGAACGACCTCTACTGGGTGGGCGCCAACGACCATCGCCTGGCCCTGTTTGAAAACTGCTTTCCCATTCCCCGGGGCGTAAGCTACAACGCCTACTGCCTGATGGACGAAAAGACGGTGCTCTTTGACACGGTGGACTGGTCTGCCTGCCGCCAGCTTTTGGAAAATCTGGCGTATGTGCTGGATGGCCGCGAGCTGGATTATCTGCTGGTCAACCATCTGGAGCCGGATCACGCCGCCTGCATTGAGGAGATCCTACTGCGCCATCCCAAAGTGAAGCTGATCTCCAACGAGAAGGCCTTCATGCTCATGCGGCAGTTCGGTTTCCATGTGGACGGGCATGAGTGCATCGAGGTGAAGGAGGGCGACACCTTCTCCTTCGGCAAGCACACCGTCACCTTTGTGGGCGCGCCTATGGTCCACTGGCCGGAGGCCATGGTGACCCTTGACGTCACCGACGGCGTCCTCTTTTCCGCCGACGCCTTCGGCACCTTCGGCGCGCTGGACGGCAAGCTGTTCGCCGACGAGGTGGACTTCGAGCGGGACTGGCTGGACGACGCCCGCCGCTACCTCACCAATATCGTGGGCAAGTACGGCCCCCACATCCAACTCCTGCTGAAAAAGGCCGGCGGCGTTTTGAATCAGATCAAGTACATCTGCCCGCTCCACGGCCCCGTGTGGCGCAAGGATCTGGGCTGGTTCATCGAAAAGTACGACACATGGAGCCGCTATGCCCCTGAGACCCAGGGCGTGCTCATCGTCTACGCCTCTATGTACGGCAACACGGAGAACGCGGCGCAGGCGCTGGCGGCGTCGCTCTGCGATAAGGGCATGAGCAAGGTGGCGATGTACGATGTGTCCTCCACTCATGTCTCCCAGCTGATCTCCGAGGCGTTTAAGTACAGCCACATTGTTCTGGCCTCTGTGACCTACAACCTCGGCATCTATCCCGCCATGCACGATTTCCTCATGGATATGAAGGCACTGAATCTGCAAAACCGCACCTTTGCCATCATTGAAAACGGCTCATGGGCGGTGAAGTCCGGTGACCTCATGCAGAAATTCGTCAACGATGAGCTTAAGAACATGACGGTGCTCAACGAGCGGCTCAGCCTCGCCTCGTCCATGGGCACGGACAAGCGCACTGAGCTGGAAGCACTGGCGGACGCCATTCTGGAATCTATGAAGTAA